The following proteins come from a genomic window of Aquimarina sp. MAR_2010_214:
- a CDS encoding non-ribosomal peptide synthetase: protein MKLTLPQQDVYFEQLLYTDYPIYNIGAKILIEGTIEVSIFNSAYQCLINQHDAYRTYFFAENEEVFAAISKRFEVALPVVDFSEEENADEMANVFMQKEFVKPFDMLSGEGLHRFILVKVSSTKHYLFSVYHHIITDGWGTSLMFQRLIKNYNELLKDGKVTSTYPYSYKDFVKDDENYQQSEEYKDDKKYWVEKFDTLPENLFEKKETHNQINKSSRKRLVVERSTYNGLNTLANENKSSTFHLLLALLYTYFGRKHQNNDFAIGLPVLNRSKSVFKKTVGLFMGVAPLRLELNFEDTIKELVFAIKNQLRKDYRHQRFPLGKLIKELQVFQEKEKMFNITLSYEKQDYASNFENTKTRVIPLTHQSERVALAIYIREFDESEDVSIDFDYNQNYFDEESITQVTTHFECLLANVLDAPHKKLKDLEYLTKEEEHQLLHVFNNTDIAYPKDQTFLDVFSKQVKLTPNKIAVFDEIQQYSYAEIDVLSNRIGSYIATYSAEDEADNIGVLLERSATTLAVMLGILKAGKSFIPLDPIFPADRLQYIIDQSDMKLLICDQQQSSFYRINTLTLNDLLNKVKTETKGISYSVASTDTAYIIYTSGSTGNPKGVEIGHQSLLNFLLSMQKKPGIQKEDILFAVTTYSFDISILELFGPLISGATVYMVSNVVLKDPVKLIKAIEEVKPSVIQATPSFYQMLFNSGWKGNTNLKVLCGGDLLSEDLASLLLKHCGTLWNMYGPTETTIWSSVKHITRKEEASNIGMPIQNTQFYIVDSFYKPLPIESSGSLYIAGDGLAKGYFKASDLTKQKFSPNIFKNGTLFYATNDVAKWNSKGEVEFLGREDNQVKIRGYRIELGEIEMKLNALSSIKQAVVVARKQSNQDAFLVAYVIKENDDYIAQSCITALEKELPKYMVPYTFIVVDDFPLTPNKKVNRKILSEKAIAQISKQKEFRQPENELQKKLVAFWKDVLKYEGEISIDDNFFSLGGHSLNAVKLIHQIHHELQYPINLKVLFDFPTITSLSNYLATAHTKEIQSIPLSKSKGYYKITPSQHGIWLASQHKNRSIAYNMTSAFHIEGSINVAKINKTVQQLILDHEILRTNFIEREGGVYQKIKNIKNFDFKISVENSNKDGISEYIDQFVNEAFNLEEDLLLKMKLIQMNEVTAVLVFCAHHIVLDGWSLELFTRLFLQYYNNKIESNAHNKESIQYKDYAEWFNTINDFEETTPLWGKYLEDFAPKESFSLDFFEKEETYAGDHFRFELDSDQTLVLKSFLKTQKTTMHNFLITVLNILIFKLSKHDDIVLGTVNSGRDNPQLNSMIGMFVKTLPLRVKLKKEDTFNTVLKTVQETVLQLDNLQNIPEIYKNKNLFDVLVAFQNPDFSYQEKIRLKEAKLKPYLVDTKYSRVPLLFNFFETYGKLNGIISFNTGKYDKETIELIVSKYKKLLHQVITNPSIEISKLEILLDFEMHDVVDIGFNF, encoded by the coding sequence ATGAAACTTACCCTTCCTCAACAAGATGTTTATTTTGAACAATTGTTATATACCGATTATCCAATTTACAATATTGGGGCTAAAATTTTAATAGAAGGCACTATAGAGGTTTCTATTTTTAATAGTGCTTATCAATGTTTAATTAATCAACATGATGCCTACAGAACCTATTTTTTCGCGGAGAATGAAGAAGTCTTTGCTGCTATAAGTAAACGTTTTGAAGTTGCTTTGCCTGTTGTAGATTTTTCTGAAGAAGAAAATGCAGATGAAATGGCAAATGTTTTTATGCAAAAAGAATTTGTGAAGCCTTTTGATATGTTATCAGGAGAGGGATTGCATAGATTTATTTTAGTAAAAGTTTCATCAACCAAACATTATCTTTTTTCGGTATATCATCATATTATTACTGATGGTTGGGGAACTTCTTTGATGTTTCAACGTTTGATTAAAAATTATAATGAACTTTTAAAAGACGGAAAAGTTACTTCTACTTATCCATATAGTTACAAGGATTTTGTAAAAGATGATGAAAACTATCAGCAGTCAGAAGAATACAAAGACGATAAAAAATATTGGGTAGAGAAATTTGATACCTTACCAGAAAATCTTTTTGAAAAGAAAGAAACACACAATCAAATTAATAAAAGTAGCCGTAAAAGATTAGTTGTAGAAAGAAGTACCTATAATGGACTAAATACTTTAGCAAATGAAAACAAATCATCTACCTTTCATTTATTATTAGCACTGCTATATACCTATTTTGGGCGAAAACATCAAAATAACGATTTTGCTATTGGACTACCTGTTTTAAACAGAAGCAAATCTGTTTTTAAGAAAACAGTAGGTCTTTTTATGGGAGTAGCACCATTGAGATTGGAATTAAATTTTGAAGATACTATTAAAGAATTAGTCTTTGCTATAAAAAATCAGTTACGTAAAGATTATAGGCACCAACGTTTTCCTTTAGGTAAATTAATAAAAGAATTACAGGTTTTTCAAGAAAAAGAAAAGATGTTTAATATTACACTTTCTTACGAAAAGCAAGATTATGCTAGTAATTTCGAAAATACAAAAACAAGGGTGATTCCATTAACGCATCAATCCGAAAGAGTAGCACTAGCAATATATATTAGAGAGTTTGACGAAAGTGAAGATGTAAGTATCGATTTTGATTACAACCAGAATTATTTTGATGAAGAGAGTATAACACAGGTTACCACACATTTTGAATGTTTACTTGCTAATGTACTTGATGCTCCGCACAAAAAACTAAAAGATTTAGAGTATTTAACAAAAGAAGAAGAACATCAATTATTACATGTTTTTAATAATACTGATATAGCTTATCCAAAAGACCAAACGTTCTTAGATGTCTTTAGCAAACAGGTGAAATTAACTCCAAATAAAATAGCGGTTTTTGATGAAATTCAGCAATACTCATACGCAGAAATAGATGTTTTATCCAATCGAATAGGTTCTTATATTGCAACATATTCGGCAGAAGATGAAGCTGATAATATAGGTGTTCTATTAGAACGATCTGCAACAACCCTTGCTGTAATGTTAGGCATTTTAAAAGCAGGTAAATCCTTTATTCCTTTAGATCCTATATTTCCAGCAGATCGATTACAATACATAATAGATCAAAGTGATATGAAACTATTAATTTGTGATCAACAACAATCTTCTTTCTACAGAATTAATACGTTAACATTAAACGACTTACTGAACAAAGTAAAAACAGAAACTAAAGGAATTTCATACTCTGTAGCTTCAACAGATACTGCCTATATTATTTATACTTCAGGTTCAACGGGAAATCCGAAAGGAGTAGAAATAGGACATCAATCATTGTTAAATTTTCTTTTAAGTATGCAAAAAAAGCCAGGTATACAAAAAGAAGATATCTTATTTGCTGTAACTACTTATTCTTTTGATATTTCTATTCTTGAGCTTTTTGGACCATTAATATCAGGTGCTACCGTATATATGGTAAGTAATGTTGTTTTAAAAGATCCCGTGAAATTAATTAAAGCTATTGAAGAAGTAAAACCTTCTGTTATTCAAGCCACTCCCAGTTTTTACCAAATGTTATTTAATTCTGGATGGAAAGGAAATACAAACTTAAAAGTATTATGTGGGGGAGATTTATTAAGTGAAGATTTAGCGAGTTTGTTATTGAAACATTGTGGAACATTATGGAATATGTACGGACCTACAGAAACTACTATTTGGTCTAGTGTAAAGCATATTACAAGAAAAGAAGAAGCTTCTAATATTGGTATGCCTATTCAGAATACACAGTTTTATATTGTTGATTCTTTTTACAAACCTTTGCCTATTGAAAGCAGTGGGTCATTATATATTGCTGGTGATGGATTGGCAAAAGGTTATTTTAAGGCTTCTGATTTAACAAAACAAAAATTTAGCCCTAATATATTTAAAAATGGAACCTTGTTTTATGCAACAAATGATGTGGCTAAATGGAATAGTAAAGGAGAAGTAGAGTTTTTGGGTCGAGAAGACAATCAGGTTAAAATAAGAGGATATCGAATAGAACTCGGTGAAATTGAAATGAAATTAAATGCGCTGTCATCAATTAAACAAGCCGTTGTTGTTGCCAGAAAGCAAAGTAATCAAGATGCTTTTTTAGTAGCATATGTAATTAAAGAAAACGACGATTATATTGCTCAAAGCTGTATTACAGCTTTAGAGAAGGAGCTCCCTAAATATATGGTGCCTTATACCTTTATTGTAGTCGACGATTTTCCGTTAACTCCTAATAAAAAAGTAAATAGAAAAATATTATCTGAAAAAGCAATTGCTCAAATATCTAAGCAAAAAGAGTTTAGACAACCAGAAAACGAATTACAAAAGAAACTAGTTGCGTTTTGGAAAGACGTATTAAAATATGAAGGCGAAATAAGTATTGATGATAATTTTTTCTCTTTAGGTGGACATTCTTTAAATGCAGTAAAATTAATTCATCAAATTCATCATGAATTACAATATCCTATCAACTTAAAAGTGCTCTTTGATTTTCCTACTATAACTTCTTTGTCTAATTATCTTGCTACGGCACATACAAAAGAAATACAAAGCATACCACTAAGCAAATCTAAGGGTTATTATAAAATAACACCTTCACAACATGGTATTTGGCTAGCTTCGCAACACAAAAACAGATCTATAGCCTACAATATGACTTCTGCTTTTCATATAGAGGGAAGTATTAATGTCGCTAAAATAAACAAAACTGTACAGCAATTAATTTTAGACCACGAAATTCTTAGAACCAATTTTATAGAAAGAGAAGGAGGAGTGTATCAAAAAATAAAAAACATAAAAAATTTTGATTTCAAAATATCAGTAGAAAATTCAAATAAAGATGGTATTTCAGAGTATATAGATCAATTTGTAAACGAAGCGTTTAATTTAGAAGAAGATCTCCTTTTGAAAATGAAATTGATACAAATGAATGAGGTAACAGCTGTTTTAGTTTTTTGTGCACATCATATTGTATTAGATGGTTGGTCTTTAGAACTATTTACGAGGCTATTTTTGCAATATTACAATAACAAAATTGAATCTAATGCTCACAATAAAGAAAGTATTCAATACAAAGATTATGCGGAATGGTTTAATACGATTAATGATTTTGAAGAAACAACTCCTCTTTGGGGTAAATATTTAGAAGACTTCGCACCTAAGGAAAGTTTTTCTTTAGATTTTTTTGAAAAAGAAGAAACCTATGCAGGAGATCATTTTAGATTTGAATTAGATTCAGACCAAACATTGGTATTAAAGTCGTTTTTGAAAACACAAAAAACGACCATGCATAACTTTCTAATAACAGTTTTGAATATTTTAATTTTTAAGCTTAGTAAACACGATGATATTGTTTTAGGAACTGTGAATTCTGGTAGAGATAATCCACAATTAAACAGTATGATAGGAATGTTTGTAAAAACATTGCCACTTAGAGTAAAATTAAAGAAAGAAGATACCTTTAATACTGTTTTAAAAACGGTACAGGAAACAGTATTGCAACTAGACAACCTTCAGAACATACCAGAAATTTATAAAAATAAAAACTTGTTTGATGTTTTGGTTGCTTTTCAAAATCCAGATTTTTCATATCAAGAAAAGATTCGTTTAAAAGAGGCAAAACTTAAACCATATTTGGTAGATACAAAATATAGTAGAGTGCCATTGTTATTTAATTTTTTTGAGACCTATGGAAAATTAAACGGAATTATATCATTCAATACAGGGAAATACGACAAAGAAACCATTGAGTTAATTGTTTCAAAATACAAAAAGTTACTTCATCAAGTTATAACAAATCCATCGATAGAAATATCAAAATTAGAAATATTACTAGATTTTGAAATGCATGATGTTGTCGATATCGGCTTTAATTTTTAA
- a CDS encoding formylglycine-generating enzyme family protein has product MNKNKYCKRYRKETLLLIFLTIIASCKKEQEPKKAKKTSTTQQTQIIKNLPEEITIPEGMVWIPGGKFSQGAVENDSMIMKHETPAHSVSVDGFFMDITEVTNAQFKKFVDATNYITVAEREIVWEEMKKQLPPNAPKPHDSILQPGSLIFKKTKESVPNLFDYSQWWLWKIGANWKHPLGPKSSIKEKDKYPVVHIAYEDAVAYCKWAERRLPTEAEWEYASRGKEKNTIFFWGNDLNSLSSYANTWEGEFPLQNTKTDGYENKAPVRSYPPNSYNLYDMAGNVWEWTQDWYNTTYYNQLKQQGLTHNPKGAVKPYNPNNPALQEKVIKGGSFLCSDSYCASYRNSARMATSMDSSLEHLGFRTVLSVGMISTSKNTE; this is encoded by the coding sequence ATGAATAAAAATAAATACTGCAAAAGATATAGAAAAGAGACACTACTACTTATCTTTTTGACAATAATTGCAAGTTGTAAGAAAGAACAAGAGCCCAAAAAAGCTAAAAAAACCTCAACTACACAACAGACACAAATCATTAAAAATTTACCGGAAGAAATAACAATACCAGAAGGAATGGTTTGGATACCCGGAGGAAAATTTAGTCAAGGAGCTGTAGAAAACGATTCTATGATTATGAAACATGAGACTCCTGCTCATTCTGTTTCGGTAGATGGTTTTTTTATGGATATAACAGAAGTGACAAATGCACAATTTAAAAAATTTGTTGATGCTACTAACTATATTACTGTGGCAGAGCGAGAAATTGTTTGGGAAGAAATGAAAAAACAATTGCCTCCCAACGCTCCCAAACCTCATGACTCTATATTACAACCTGGATCACTAATTTTTAAAAAAACCAAAGAGAGTGTTCCTAATCTTTTTGACTATTCTCAATGGTGGTTATGGAAGATCGGAGCCAATTGGAAACACCCTTTAGGTCCAAAAAGTTCTATTAAAGAAAAAGACAAGTACCCTGTTGTGCATATTGCCTATGAAGATGCTGTGGCGTATTGCAAATGGGCAGAAAGAAGATTACCCACTGAGGCAGAATGGGAATATGCATCCAGAGGGAAAGAAAAAAACACTATTTTTTTCTGGGGAAATGACCTCAACAGCTTAAGTAGTTATGCCAATACGTGGGAAGGAGAGTTTCCTTTACAAAACACCAAAACAGACGGTTATGAAAATAAAGCTCCCGTACGCTCCTATCCTCCCAATTCGTATAACCTATATGATATGGCCGGAAATGTTTGGGAATGGACGCAAGATTGGTACAATACAACGTATTACAATCAATTAAAACAACAAGGTTTAACTCATAATCCTAAGGGTGCTGTAAAGCCTTATAATCCTAATAACCCTGCTTTGCAAGAAAAGGTCATAAAAGGCGGTTCTTTTTTATGTAGTGATTCCTATTGTGCCAGTTATCGTAATAGCGCCAGAATGGCTACTAGCATGGACTCCTCACTAGAGCATCTAGGATTTAGAACGGTGCTAAGTGTTGGTATGATCAGTACATCGAAAAACACAGAATAA
- a CDS encoding alpha/beta fold hydrolase, with protein MSKFIILFITLIPICSFAQNTNVQFEETTSFYPNEESLKKHEIEWGVFTVPEDWDNINSNTVKLAIAILKNTSKSISNNPVIIVDGGPGAGSIEGIGWWLNHPLRKKSDIILMDARGTGFSEPRLCPDLGKKFLNILAKNQHAVQDDEEKVLETIKCKQELVAKGIDPDAYHSKNMAKDLHALKEYLEYPNWNVYGISYGTYVAQVYANDFPNDAKTLILDSPISNIEEYYVYNTSNYISSINKVFEDCKNDPDCNSAYPNLEDTYYNVIESLTKEPITVKVDTSIIEEGTFTYNVEDFKVAIHQSLYQKRLIEILPLLVYQFHNRNEDALSALVVAFSGALGLDYGLYYCVTCNEAIPNNSIEDYKNDLKKHPKLKGGVSFYGSDFSVCNKWNNTKNKTVYVDSLASRINAPSLIFTGKFDPITPARNGDSLAIHIKNAHLVKTASLGHASSLSREGFKIVNTFINIDAAEIQENNKKASKVSFIKDVYVNGGISKLGNSLNNFDLLFFTPLVIALLISLVAIFAYLIELFRKKQKSTADKLVRILLIISSILGVGILIGFILAINDAASINFYILAFGISTNWGYLFPLFYVFIGVLLLSMLYFVFCVKKIDNRSVVFTVLFSNILIGSYFMYWGFL; from the coding sequence ATGAGTAAATTTATAATTTTATTTATAACCTTAATTCCTATCTGTTCCTTTGCTCAAAACACCAATGTACAATTTGAAGAAACGACATCTTTTTATCCAAACGAGGAAAGTCTTAAAAAGCATGAGATTGAATGGGGTGTTTTTACCGTTCCAGAAGATTGGGATAATATCAATAGCAATACTGTAAAATTAGCCATAGCAATATTGAAAAACACATCAAAATCAATAAGTAATAATCCAGTAATAATTGTTGATGGTGGTCCTGGAGCAGGTTCTATTGAAGGAATTGGGTGGTGGTTGAATCATCCTTTACGAAAAAAGAGCGATATTATTTTGATGGATGCTAGAGGAACCGGTTTTTCTGAACCAAGACTTTGTCCAGATTTAGGGAAAAAGTTTTTAAACATACTTGCTAAAAATCAACATGCGGTGCAAGACGATGAAGAAAAAGTTTTAGAAACTATAAAATGTAAGCAAGAACTAGTGGCTAAAGGGATTGACCCAGATGCATACCATAGTAAAAATATGGCAAAAGATTTACATGCACTAAAAGAGTATTTAGAATATCCAAATTGGAATGTATATGGTATTTCTTATGGTACATATGTAGCACAGGTATATGCAAATGATTTTCCGAATGACGCAAAAACATTGATATTAGATTCACCTATTTCTAATATCGAAGAATATTATGTTTACAATACATCTAACTACATTTCTAGTATAAATAAAGTTTTTGAAGATTGTAAAAATGATCCTGATTGCAATTCAGCATATCCCAATTTGGAAGATACTTATTATAATGTTATAGAATCGTTAACAAAAGAACCCATTACAGTAAAGGTTGATACTTCTATTATTGAAGAAGGAACATTTACCTACAATGTAGAGGATTTTAAAGTAGCAATTCATCAATCATTATATCAAAAAAGATTAATTGAAATATTACCTCTATTAGTATATCAGTTTCATAATAGAAATGAAGATGCGTTAAGTGCTTTGGTAGTTGCTTTTTCTGGAGCTTTAGGTTTGGATTATGGTTTGTATTACTGTGTAACTTGTAACGAAGCAATTCCGAATAATTCAATAGAAGACTATAAGAATGATTTGAAAAAGCACCCTAAATTAAAAGGGGGGGTGTCTTTTTATGGTTCTGATTTTTCTGTATGTAATAAATGGAATAATACGAAAAATAAAACAGTGTATGTAGATAGTTTAGCTTCAAGAATAAATGCTCCATCATTAATTTTTACGGGAAAGTTTGACCCAATAACTCCTGCTAGAAATGGGGATTCTCTTGCAATTCATATTAAAAATGCACATTTGGTAAAAACTGCATCGCTGGGTCATGCTTCAAGTTTATCAAGAGAAGGATTTAAAATAGTCAATACTTTTATAAATATAGATGCTGCAGAAATTCAAGAGAATAATAAGAAAGCTTCTAAAGTATCTTTTATCAAAGATGTTTATGTGAACGGAGGTATATCAAAATTAGGAAATAGTCTTAATAATTTTGATCTACTATTCTTTACCCCCCTTGTGATTGCATTGCTAATTTCATTAGTAGCAATTTTTGCATACTTAATTGAACTTTTTAGGAAAAAACAAAAAAGTACGGCTGATAAGTTAGTTCGAATACTGTTGATTATTAGTTCTATTTTGGGAGTAGGAATCTTGATTGGTTTTATATTGGCTATTAACGATGCTGCATCTATTAATTTTTACATCCTTGCGTTTGGAATCTCTACAAATTGGGGTTATTTATTTCCTTTGTTCTATGTTTTTATAGGAGTATTACTTTTAAGTATGTTATACTTTGTTTTCTGTGTTAAAAAGATAGATAATCGAAGTGTTGTATTTACTGTGTTATTTTCTAATATATTAATAGGGTCTTATTTTATGTATTGGGGTTTTTTGTAG
- a CDS encoding 4'-phosphopantetheinyl transferase superfamily protein yields the protein MIYILYSSIKEDNHNDLIDRYLPMFSNHFQNRIAKYRRWQDAQLSLLGRVLLKKGMEKVNCSFDESDLKYSDFNKPYFNSCVINFNISHSGEFVVCVLTDIGDVGIDIEKIDSIEINDFKSQMTPNEWEQISTSENTKNSFFKYWTQKEAIIKAHGKGLSIPLKSFEVQNNKTVIDTENFFLKKIKISNDYYCHLALKSSLYAKITIQEIIF from the coding sequence TTGATTTATATTTTATACTCTTCTATAAAAGAAGATAATCATAACGATTTAATTGATCGTTATTTACCTATGTTTTCGAATCATTTTCAAAACAGAATAGCAAAATACAGACGATGGCAAGATGCCCAATTATCATTATTAGGTAGGGTATTACTAAAAAAGGGTATGGAGAAGGTGAATTGTAGTTTTGATGAATCAGATTTGAAATATTCCGATTTTAATAAACCATATTTTAATAGTTGTGTTATTAATTTTAACATCTCACACTCTGGAGAGTTTGTGGTATGTGTTTTAACAGATATAGGAGATGTAGGAATTGATATTGAAAAAATAGACTCCATAGAAATAAATGACTTTAAATCGCAAATGACCCCTAATGAATGGGAGCAAATTAGCACTTCTGAAAACACAAAAAACTCTTTTTTTAAATACTGGACACAGAAAGAAGCCATTATAAAAGCACATGGAAAAGGACTTTCTATTCCATTAAAATCTTTCGAAGTTCAGAATAATAAAACAGTAATAGACACAGAGAATTTCTTTCTAAAAAAAATAAAGATAAGTAATGATTATTACTGTCATTTAGCACTTAAAAGTAGTTTATATGCTAAAATTACTATACAAGAAATAATATTTTAA
- a CDS encoding pentapeptide repeat-containing protein: MDEQDYIERLKNENKLLQDKLDKINKGKQKKRRFRWWLLKKSSTPIFGNRLKRSISAAINEYKEYKTVSVDTVSDVSSSVIWRVTRIGLFAFLFAIVPSLVLMFQTKLLVNQNKLITSQNNLVEADRRSSLVFVMGDVLTDLNEELKYKGSGSRNISKTLEARIVGLCMAMKPYRYIDEGVLIEKPISPERGQLLFTLLKSDLGLESSQDILNSAEFRYTNLRKVNLGRGVNLKFARLDYSDLTEAQMPAANMESTDLKEARMSKVNLSDGNLKRARLHNANLQRAELLSVDFTNANLYGADLSGADLSEAILWGTKLENANLTDAILDNVIVDRQDWIAYIADSLDLEGAGEIAKKYRIKKQGKKQFVLVPKK, translated from the coding sequence GTGGACGAACAAGATTATATTGAACGGTTAAAAAACGAAAATAAGTTACTTCAGGATAAGCTGGATAAAATTAATAAAGGGAAACAGAAAAAAAGAAGATTCAGATGGTGGCTCTTAAAAAAGTCTAGTACTCCAATTTTCGGCAATCGACTTAAGAGAAGTATTAGTGCTGCTATTAATGAGTATAAGGAATATAAAACAGTTTCTGTAGATACGGTTTCCGATGTTTCATCTAGTGTGATCTGGCGAGTGACTAGAATTGGATTGTTTGCATTTTTATTTGCGATAGTTCCTTCATTGGTGTTGATGTTTCAGACAAAGCTATTGGTGAATCAAAATAAATTAATTACTAGTCAGAATAACCTTGTAGAAGCAGATCGAAGATCATCATTAGTATTTGTAATGGGTGATGTTCTTACTGATTTAAATGAGGAATTGAAATATAAAGGCTCTGGTAGTCGTAATATTAGCAAAACATTAGAAGCCAGAATAGTTGGTCTGTGCATGGCGATGAAACCGTATCGTTATATTGATGAAGGGGTATTGATTGAAAAACCAATTAGTCCAGAACGAGGGCAATTACTTTTTACACTTTTAAAAAGTGATTTAGGTTTAGAATCTTCACAAGATATTTTAAATTCTGCAGAGTTTAGATACACGAATCTTAGAAAAGTTAACCTGGGAAGAGGAGTTAATCTTAAATTTGCACGATTAGATTACTCTGATTTAACAGAAGCTCAGATGCCCGCTGCTAATATGGAAAGTACTGACCTTAAAGAGGCACGAATGAGTAAAGTTAATTTATCCGATGGTAATTTAAAAAGAGCACGATTGCATAATGCTAATCTACAGCGAGCAGAATTATTAAGTGTTGATTTTACAAATGCTAATTTGTATGGAGCAGACCTTAGCGGTGCTGATCTCTCTGAAGCGATATTGTGGGGAACCAAATTAGAAAATGCAAATTTAACAGATGCAATATTGGATAATGTTATTGTAGATAGGCAAGATTGGATAGCATACATTGCGGACTCTTTGGATCTGGAAGGTGCCGGAGAGATCGCGAAAAAATATAGAATCAAAAAACAAGGAAAGAAACAGTTTGTTCTGGTTCCCAAAAAATAA